From the Salvelinus fontinalis isolate EN_2023a chromosome 35, ASM2944872v1, whole genome shotgun sequence genome, one window contains:
- the LOC129834408 gene encoding eukaryotic translation initiation factor 3 subunit J-A-like, with the protein MADADDWDADNFETDVAPIKKAVVLDKWEGEDEDEDVKDNWDDEEEEKKAEAKKSEAKVSEKKKLAEKIKEKEIRLRKKQQELKKNLDEEEELTPEQQLAEKLEVQKMQEEADLELAKEAFGISGGSTTNNVSGIEAMCPSSKEDFTEFEKLLKVKILQYEKSVHYSSFLESLFRELCISLEVEDLKKISSSLTVLLNEKQKQEKAIKGKKKKKGVVLGGGMKAKGKDDLADYGEFDGGYTQDYDDFM; encoded by the exons atgGCGGATGCCGACGATTGGG ACGCTGACAACTTCGAGACGGACGTCGCGCCGATCAAAAAGGCGGTAGTGCTGGACAAATGGGAAGGCGAAGACGAAGATGAAGATGTGAAG GATAACTgggatgatgaagaggaagagaagaaagCAGAGGCAAAGAAATCAG AGGCCAAAGTGTCTGAGAAGAAAAAACTGGCCGAAAAAATAAAGGAGAAAGAAATCCGGCTAAGGAAGAAGCAACAAGAGCTGAAAAAGAAT TTggatgaagaggaagagcttACACCCGAACAACAGCTAGCAGAAAAGTTGGAAGTCCAGAAGATGCAGGAGGAAGCAGACTTGGAGCTGGCAAAAGAGGCGTTTG GAATTTCAGGGGGTAGTACCACAAACAATGTTTCTGGAATTGAAGCCATGTGCCCATCTTCTAAAGAGGACTTCACAGAGTTTGAAAAGCTGCTGAAAGTGAAGATATTACAGTATGAAAAATCTGTGCATTATTCAAGCTTCTTGGAGTCGTTGTTTCGGGAGCTTTGTATTTCAT TGGAAGTTGAAGACTTAAAGAAAATCAGCTCTTCCCTGACAGTGCTACTTAATGAAAAACAGAAGCAAGAAAAA GCAATCAAaggcaaaaagaagaagaaaggaGTTGTACTTGGTGGCGGTATGAAAGCCAAGGGGAAAGATGACCTTGCAGACTATGGAGAATTCGATGGTGGCTACACCCAAGACTATGATGACTTCATGTGA
- the LOC129834407 gene encoding cartilage intermediate layer protein 1-like has product MCCLSTWALLLALGVTTTAQGTWRRDSLRVARQNNPAVYHSEDNYEWTTWFNVDHPGGRGDYEQLDAIRFYYRARVCDVPRTLEARTTDWIPARNTGEKIHADPTLGFWCANTEQAPGRNCSNYAVRFLCPKGNTGSEVSQDAWGPWSDWSHCSAKCGQVAMQVRSRKCQSQPKQWDKQCSGPTVEGRACKGPECPGTGCTLHCEMGRVNAECDACMCQDHIVLGSVRGAGGLPAPGATILRFGPSSKLLTVTDHNGHFRIPGICPDGNATLTVQLRNHAPHTVTVTHSTEHTSVLSIMLKRAEKLHVVKNPENKARREGQTAALCCKVGGSPEPEEYQWFHNGSLLDRKQLNYDSTLVLRNLSMEQTGEYYCRASNQAGAIKSKPAIVTVLGKDQPSCNPKPGSYLIRLPHDCYQNSTDSLYYDVGKCHSGTCAGQLDNGIRCKDSVAYCCGVAKMEKKQLKCQGYELPTMVVAECGCQKCVETKVIVRGRAVAADTGEPMRFGHVYINGARVSRTGYKGTFSIQVPHDTERLVMTFVDNMDKFVNTTKVLPFNTKGGAVYHEIKLLRKKEPVTISSTELNTLQLGEVEGQDPIAEIQIPPNSFYKQSGEVFVGNVKASITFLDARDVSTAAAAQSDLNFVGDEGDTLPLRTYGMFSVDFRDEEAGEPLNAGEVKVKMDSTQVKMPEHLDTMKLWSLNPDTGMWEEEGSFQMEKKQRGKREERTFLIGNMEIRERRLFNLDVPENRRCYIKVRGFRSDRFMASEQVEGVVVTLINMEPTAGYSSNPRAWGRFDSVITGPNGACLPAFCDDQKPDAYSAHVMANMGGEELEAVPSAPKFNPNIIGVPQPYLGKLNYRRSDHNDPRLKKTAFSINVAKPSPNTAEELNGPVYSFDQLKECEEAPFTAGHFRFTRVEGDRYDYNTVPFHEDDPMSWTEDYLSWWPKPMEYRACYAKVKINGPHEINMRSRNQGGTHPKTVGQLYGLRDTRSIRDMDQSTVSAVCLEFKCSGMLYDQDRVDRTLVKVIPQGSCKRDNVNSMLQEYLINHLPLAVNNDTNEFTMLAPLDPLGHNYGIYTVTDQDPRTAKEIALGRCFDGTSDGTSRVMKSNEGVALTFTCGNREVTRQSVFQALQNSPGQSLASAVRDGRGRKQRAGANALRNSRRRSTRNPTATRTSG; this is encoded by the exons CACAAG GAACATGGAGGAGAGACAGTTTGAGAGTTGCGAGACAAAACAACCCTGCAGTCTACCACTCTGAAG ATAACTATGAGTGGACCACTTGGTTCAACGTGGACCACCCTGGAGGTCGAGGAGACTATGAGCAGTTGGATGCTATCCGTTTCTACTACCGTGCGCGGGTGTGTGACGTCCCCCGGACCCTGGAGGCTCGCACCACTGACTGGATCCCCGCTCGCAACACAGGGGAGAAGATCCACGCAGATCCTACCCTGGGCTTCTGGTGCGCCAACACTGAGCAGGCCCCTGGCCGCAACTGCTCCAACTACGCTGTGCGCTTCCTGTGCCCTAAAG GCAACACTGGGTCAGAAGTCTCTCAGGATGCCTGGGGTCCTTGGTCAGACTGGAGCCATTGCTCTGCCAAGTGTGGTCAGGTGGCAATGCAGGTGCGCTCCAGGAAATGCCAGTCCCAGCCTAAGCAGTGGGATAAGCAGTGCAGCGGACCTACAGTGGAGGGTAGAGCCTGCAAAGGACCTGAATGCCCTGGGACTG GTTGCACACTGCACTGTGAGATGGGTAGGGTGAATGCGGAGTGTGACGCTTGTATGTGTCAGGACCACATTGTACTGGGCTCTGTGCGCGGTGCTGGAGGTCTCCCTGCCCCAGGGGCCACCATCCTCCGCTTCGGCCCCAGCTCCAAACTCCTCACCGTCACCGACCACAATGGACACTTCCGCATCCCAGGGATCTGTCCCGACGGCAACGCCACACTGACCGTCCAGCTGCGGAACCACGCCCCTCACACTGTCACTGTGACCCACAGCACCGAACACACCTCTGTCCTCAGTATCATGCTGAAAAGAGCAG AGAAGCTCCATGTGGTGAAGAACCCTGAGAACAAGGCCAGAAGAGAGGGCCAGACAGCTGCTCTCTGCTGCAAAGTGGGTGGATCACCAGAGCCAGAAGAGTACCAGTG GTTTCACAACGGCAGCCTGCTGGACAGGAAGCAGCTGAACTATGACAGCACGCTGGTCTTAAGAAACCTGAGCATGGAGCAGACTGGGGAGTACTACTGCAGAGCCAGCAACCAGGCTGGGGCCATCAAGTCCAAACCTGCCATAGTCACAGTCTTAG GTAAAGATCAACCTTCATGTAACCCAAAACCCGGATCCTACCTTATTCGCTTACCTCATGACTGCTATCAAAACAGCACCGACTCACTCTATTACGACGTAGGAAAGTGCCACTCAGGGACTTGTGCAGGACAGCTGGACAATGGAATCAGGTGCAAAGACTCAGTGGCATACTGCTGTGGGGTGGCAAAGATGGAGAAGAAACAACTGAAATGCCAGGGCTATGAGCTCCCCACCATGGTGGTGGCCGAATGTGGCTGCCAGAAGTGTGTGGAGACCAAAGTCATTGTGCGTGGGCGGGCTGTGGCTGCAGACACTGGGGAGCCCATGAGATTTGGTCACGTCTATATCAATGGAGCCAGAGTCAGCCGCACAGGCTACAAAGGCACCTTCTCCATCCAGGTCCCCCATGACACTGAGAGGCTGGTGATGACCTTTGTGGACAACATGGATAAGTTCGTCAACACCACCAAGGTTCTTCCATTCAACACCAAAGGGGGCGCCGTCTACCATGAGATCAAGCTTTTGAGGAAGAAAGAACCAGTGACCATCAGCTCAACAGAGCTCAACACTCTTCagctgggagaggtggagggccAGGATCCTATTGCTGAGATCCAGATCCCACCCAACTCTTTCTACAAGCAGAGTGGAGAAGTATTTGTGGGTAATGTGAAGGCTAGCATCACTTTTCTGGACGCTAGAGACGTGTCCACAGCAGCAGCCGCACAGAGTGACCTCAACTTCGTAGGAGATGAGGGTGACACCTTGCCCCTGAGAACCTACGGTATGTTCTCAGTCGACTTCAGGGACGAGGAGGCCGGAGAACCACTGAACGCCGGAGAGGTGAAGGTGAAAATGGATTCAACACAGGTGAAAATGCCTGAGCACCTGGACACCATGAAGCTGTGGTCCTTGAACCCCGATACAGGCatgtgggaggaggaggggagcttCCAGATGGAGAAGAAGCAACGTGGTAAAAGGGAAGAGAGGACCTTCCTCATTGGGAACATGGAGAtcagagagaggaggctgtttaACCTGGACGTCCCAGAGAACAGGAGGTGTTACATCAAGGTGCGAGGCTTCCGCAGCGATCGCTTCATGGCCAGCGAGCAGGTAGAGGGAGTGGTGGTGACCCTGATCAACATGGAGCCCACTGCAGGTTACTCCTCCAACCCTCGTGCCTGGGGACGCTTTGACAGCGTCATCACTGGCCCCAAtggtgcctgtctgcctgccttctGCGACGACCAGAAACCTGACGCATATTCTGCCCACGTCATGGCCAACATGGGAGGAGAAGAACTCGAGGCAGTCCCATCTGCTCCCAAGTTTAACCCCAACATCATTGGAGTCCCTCAGCCATACCTGGGCAAGCTGAACTACAGACGGTCAGACCACAATGACCCCAGGTTAAAGAAGACAGCCTTCAGCATCAATGTGGCCAAGCCCAGCCCAAACACAGCTGAAGAGCTCAACGGACCGGTGTACTCATTTGACCAACTGAAAGAGTGTGAGGAAGCCCCATTTACTGCAGGTCACTTCCGCTTCACCAGAGTGGAGGGAGATCGCTACGACTACAACACAGTGCCTTTCCACGAAGACGATCCTATGAGCTGGACAGAAGACTACCTGAGCTGGTGGCCCAAGCCCATGGAGTACCGAGCCTGCTATGCCAAGGTCAAGATCAATGGTCCCCATGAGATCAACATGCGCTCCCGAAACCAGGGCGGCACTCACCCCAAGACCGTTGGCCAATTGTATGGCCTCCGCGACACCCGCAGCATCCGCGACATGGACCAGTCCACCGTCTCTGCTGTGTGCCTGGAGTTCAAGTGCAGCGGCATGCTCTACGACCAGGACCGAGTGGACCGCACTCTGGTGAAGGTGATCCCTCAGGGCAGCTGTAAGAGAGACAACGTTAACTCCATGCTTCAGGAGTACCTGATTAATCACCTGCCTCTAGCCGTCAACAACGACACCAATGAGTTCACAATGCTGGCACCACTGGACCCTCTGGGCCACAACTATGGCATCTACACAGTGACAGACCAGGACCCCCGCACAGCTAAAGAGATAGCACTGGGACGCTGCTTTGATGGCACCTCTGACGGCACTTCCCGTGTCATGAAGAGCAACGAGGGAGTGGCACTTACCTTTACCTGTGGCAACCGTGAGGTGACCCGTCAAAGCGTGTTCCAGGCTCTGCAGAACTCCCCCGGGCAGTCTCTGGCGAGCGCAGTGAGGGATGGCCGAGGCAGGAAGCAGAGAGCAGGAGCCAATGCACTCCGCAACAGCCGTAGACGCAGTACTCGGAATCCCACCGCCACACGCACCTCAGGCTAA